In the genome of Candidatus Tanganyikabacteria bacterium, one region contains:
- the rlmB gene encoding 23S rRNA (guanosine(2251)-2'-O)-methyltransferase RlmB — protein MEALKGSRAVNKVWLLRGLGDQAIVSRIRHLAREKGAVVQEVERGKLNDLAPASHQGMVASLAPVPYADFDEMVAAARAAAHPLILVLDGIEDPHNLGALIRTAGAAGAQGVVIPRRRAVGLTGTVAKAAAGALEHVPVARVNNLGQALEALKEAGFWIVCADQGASQTAYAADLKGPVAAVVGAEGAGLSRLTAERCDLLVSFPMTGAVPSLNASVAGGLLLFEVVRQRL, from the coding sequence ATGGAGGCCCTCAAGGGGTCCCGTGCCGTCAACAAGGTCTGGCTGCTCCGTGGCCTCGGCGACCAGGCGATCGTGAGCCGGATCCGGCACCTGGCGCGGGAGAAGGGCGCGGTAGTCCAGGAGGTCGAACGCGGCAAGCTCAACGATCTCGCTCCCGCCTCTCACCAGGGCATGGTGGCTTCCCTGGCGCCGGTGCCCTACGCCGATTTCGACGAAATGGTCGCCGCCGCGCGAGCGGCCGCGCACCCGCTGATCCTGGTCCTGGATGGCATCGAGGATCCTCACAACCTCGGCGCCCTGATCCGCACCGCCGGCGCCGCGGGGGCGCAGGGCGTGGTCATCCCGCGCCGCCGGGCCGTGGGCCTCACCGGCACGGTGGCAAAGGCCGCGGCGGGCGCCCTCGAGCACGTGCCGGTCGCCCGCGTCAACAACCTGGGCCAGGCCCTCGAGGCGCTCAAGGAGGCCGGATTCTGGATCGTCTGCGCCGATCAGGGCGCGTCTCAGACCGCCTACGCGGCCGATCTCAAGGGCCCCGTGGCGGCGGTCGTCGGTGCCGAAGGGGCGGGCCTGTCCCGCCTCACGGCAGAGCGTTGCGACCTCCTGGTGAGCTTCCCCATGACCGGGGCCGTGCCGTCCCTCAACGCCTCCGTGGCTGGCGGCCTGCTCTTGTTCGAAGTGGTGCG